One window of Desulfuromonas sp. genomic DNA carries:
- a CDS encoding 1,4-dihydroxy-2-naphthoate octaprenyltransferase — protein sequence MQLHSQGFGLKLNISNIMEGKMDPMHLSASSSEQIINNNHAHAENTAVTGNILLGIWRLIDPKISLASISSIFLGTCIAASVGSIHWGWLALTVAGIFFLEAAKNASGEVFDYEADMGVNDEDQSPFSGGKRVIVDGLMTSRQTFAVAALFYLHGIAAGFVITFYREPLIFVIGLIGVGLAYFYNAPPAKLSYRGFGELAVAVTYGPLICCGTYLVQRHTLPTDVILLSLPLGILIAAFLVINEFPDRNADLAAGKKNLVVRLSRNSAEWLFMTMIIVAYLLLLVLPVVGLNEGIRLGIIGMPFGIMAAIRLMQKNKTTEIIPAQKWTLISFVLAALGSGLGLLIT from the coding sequence ATGCAGTTGCATTCACAAGGATTCGGCCTAAAGTTAAATATCTCTAACATTATGGAGGGCAAAATGGATCCAATGCATCTATCTGCGTCTTCATCCGAACAGATCATCAACAACAATCACGCACATGCAGAAAATACTGCAGTAACCGGAAACATCCTGCTCGGCATCTGGCGCCTCATCGACCCGAAAATCAGTCTTGCATCGATATCCTCCATATTCCTCGGTACCTGCATTGCTGCATCTGTCGGCTCGATTCACTGGGGATGGCTGGCATTAACGGTGGCAGGTATATTTTTCCTGGAAGCGGCCAAGAACGCTTCGGGAGAAGTTTTTGATTACGAAGCGGATATGGGAGTCAACGATGAGGATCAAAGCCCATTTTCGGGAGGAAAACGGGTTATTGTCGATGGCCTTATGACCAGCCGACAAACCTTCGCCGTCGCCGCTCTCTTCTATCTGCACGGTATCGCCGCCGGATTTGTGATCACTTTCTACCGTGAGCCCCTTATTTTTGTAATCGGCTTGATCGGTGTTGGTCTTGCCTATTTCTACAACGCACCACCGGCCAAACTCTCCTACCGCGGATTTGGTGAACTGGCCGTCGCCGTCACCTATGGACCACTGATCTGTTGCGGCACCTACCTGGTGCAAAGACACACGTTGCCAACAGATGTCATCCTGCTTTCACTACCGCTCGGTATCCTGATAGCTGCCTTTCTGGTGATCAATGAGTTTCCGGACCGCAACGCCGACCTCGCCGCCGGCAAGAAGAATCTCGTTGTCAGGTTAAGTCGAAATAGTGCCGAATGGTTATTCATGACAATGATAATTGTAGCGTACCTGTTGTTGCTTGTTCTTCCGGTTGTCGGTCTCAATGAAGGAATAAGACTCGGCATAATCGGCATGCCGTTCGGCATCATGGCCGCGATCAGGCTGATGCAAAAAAATAAAACAACGGAAATTATTCCAGCTCAGAAATGGACATTAATCAGCTTTGTTTTGGCCGCGCTGGGGAGTGGGCTCGGGTTGCTCATTACCTGA